The window AACGTGTACCACTCGGGACCGATCCATACGAATATTTCGAGCGTGAAGTCGCCCCGTACTTAGAGAACGCGTGGATCAACGAGAGCAGCAAGTACCACGACGACCAGGACGGCGAATTGGGAACTGTTGGGTACGAAATCAACTTCAATCGGTACTTCTACGAGTACGAACCGCCGCGGTCGCTGGACGAGATCGACGCAGATATTCGGGAGTTAGAGGGTGAGATCAGCGAGATGCTGGGAGAGATTTCGAGATGACCCAGGATCGGTTGGCGTTCGCCGAGGACGATCCGAGCCAGTCCGAAACGGTCCGGCTGAAACATCTCGCACGCATCAACCCATCGAAGTCGGAGATCGACGATGTGCCACCCGACACGACGGTATCGTTCGTCCCGCTGGAAGGGTTCGGCACGAGTGGAGCTATCGAATCATCCGAGGAAAAGCCGCTTGCGGAGGTCTACGATGGATACACCTACTTTCGAGAAAGCGACATAGCGATAGCGAAGATCACGCCGTCGTTCGAGAACGGCAAAGGAGCCATCTGCAAAGGGCTGGAGAATGGGATCGGTTTCGGAACGACGGAACTCCACATTCTGCGCCCGCGTGAGAACACGGACACGGGATTTCTGTGGTACGTCCTGCGCGCAAAGCCGTTCATGGACGAGGCGGAAACGTCCATGCGGGGTGTCGCTGGCCAGAAGCGACTCAAATCGGAGTTCGTCGAAACATACCGCGTTCCGGAACTCCCGTTAGACGAGCAACGAGATGTTGCTGATTTTCTCGACCGCCGCACTGCCCGCATCGACGCGCTCGTAGCGAAACAGAAACGTCTCCTCGATTTGCTCGACGAGAAACGGCAGGCGTTCGTCACTCGGACCATAACAGCAGGTCTCGACTTTACGGTAGCGAAAAAGAGCACGGAGATTGGATGGTTTGACGAAATTCCTGCGCACTGGGACACAACCCGTGTTCGATTCGTTGCGCGTTTGGAATCCGGCCATACACCGAGCAAGTCGAACGAAGAATACTGGACTGATACGGATGTCCCGTGGGTTTCCCTCGCAGATTCGGGACGACTGCGTAAAAATGACCGTATAACCGAGACGGAGCACTACACGAACCAGAAGGGTTTGAACAACTCTTCAGCGCATATTCTCCCCACAGGGACGGTCGTCTTCACACGAGACGCGACGGTTGGACTCTGCGCCATTTTGGATCGTCCTATGGCAGTCGCACAGCATCTTGTGGGATGGGTCTGTGGATCCAAAATACTGCCAGAATACCTACTCAACGTGTTTGAATCGATGGACCAGGAATTCGATTTGCTCACTCGTGGCTCTACCATTTCGACCATTGGGATGCCCGACATCCGCTCGTTGAAGACTCCACTCCCTCCCGTGGAGGAACAACGCGAGATCGTCGAGCACATCCAAAATGAGACGGAACAACTCTCGAACCTCATCGACAACGTAGAGGAGGCAATCGACCTCCTCGAAGAGAAACGCCAGGCGCTCATCACGGCCGCGGTCACGGGCCAGATTGATGTTACCGAGGCCCGTGGTGAAACCCACGCCACTCACAGATGAGCAAAATCTACGACGAGGAGTCCTTCGGGGACGCCATCGAAGCCCACCTCTGCGAGCACGGCGGCTACACGACGCTGTCGAGCGACGATTTCGATACTGAGCGCGGGTTCTTCCCGGATACCGTCGTCTCGTTCGTTAAGGAAACCCAACCTGGGAAGTGGTCCGAGCTCGAAACTCGGCTTGGGGACGACCCACGTGATGAATTTCTCACACAACTCGACAGTGCACTCGATCGGCTTGACCAAGGAACCCTCGAAGTGCTTCGGCATGGATTCAAGATCGCTGGCGTTCGTATCCAATTTGCTTACTTCCAGCCCGAAACGGGGTACAATCCCGATTTGCGGGAGAAGTACCAGGGAAATCGGCTCACCGTCACGAGAGAACTTTACTACTCTACATCCCACCCAAATCGAAGCCTCGATCTTTGTCTGTCGATAAATGGGCTACCTGTCGCCACTGTCGAGTTGAAGAACCCGTGGACAGACCAGACTATTGAGGACGCGAAGACCCAGTACAAGAAGACCCGAGATCCATCACAACCTGTCCTCAAGTTTAAGCGAGGTGCAATTGTTCATTTTGCACTCGACCAGAACCAAGTCGCCTACACCACTCGACTCGAGGGTTCTGATACCCACTTTTTGCCATTTAACCGGGGACACAATCGTGGAGCAGGCAACCCACCGGTCGATCATGGCCACCGTACAAATTATCTCTGGGAGGATATCTGGTCCAGAGACAGTTGGCTCGATATCATTCGACGGTATGTTCATCTCGATACTGAGGAGATCCGTCAAGATGGCATCGTAGTGGATACGAAGGAGACAATGATTTTCCCGCGGTATCATCAATTAGAGTGCGTCCGTAACCTCATTGAGGCATCTCAGAATAACGGTCCAGGCGAGGACTATCTCGTTCAGCACTCAACTGGCAGTGGAAAAAGCAAATCTATCGGATGGCTCGCCCATCGTTTTGTCTCCCTCCATAACGCAGACGAGGAGCCCGTTTACGATTCCGTCGTTGTCGTCACAGACCGGACTGTTCTTGATGACCAGCTCCAAGACACGATTTACGATATCGACCACGAACATGGAGTGGTCCACGGTGTAGAGGGCGAGAATCGGTCCAAATCCGCCGAACTTGCCGAGTATCTGGAGAAAGGGAAAGATATCATCATCACCACGCTCCAGACCTTCCCATACGTCATTGAGCACGCTGCCTCGCTTCCCGAACGGGATTACGCTGTTATCGTTGACGAGGCTCACAGTAGTCAGACGGGAGAAATGGCAAAGGAGATGAAAGAGATTCTCTCGGGCGCTGAGATCGAGGAAAACGACGATTGGGAAACGCTTCTCGCTAAAAGTGCTGAGGCTCGTGGCAAGCAAGACAACCTCTCGTTCTTTGCTTTTACAGCCACTCCCAAAGGCAAGACGTTGGAAACATTCGGTACAGTACCGGAGGATAGCGAAAATCCTGAGCCATTTCATGTATATTCAATGCGGCAGGCAATTGAGGAGGGATTCATTCTCGATGTTCTCCAGAACTATACCACCTACAATACGTACTACAATCTCGTCCAGCAGGCTGATGAAGATCCTCGTCTTCCAGAAAGCGAAGCAAAAGGAGCAATCTCCCGCTTCCTAAAACTCCATCCTCACAATATCAGCCAAAAGGTGGAGATCATCGTCGAACACTATCGCGAACACACCCAACACAAGATTGGGGGTCGGGCGAAAGCTATGATCGTCACCGACTCTCGAAAGGCTGCTGTCCGCTACAAGCGAAAAATCGACGAGTATCTCTCAGAACAAGACTACGATCTGAAGGCGTTGGTTGCATTCAGTGGTACTGTCGAGGAGGAGGGCGTCGAATACACTGAAACGGGGATGAATGGCATCCAACAGTCAGAACTCCCCCGCAAATTCTCTAGCTCGGAGTATCAGGTTCTCGTCGTCGCCGAAAAGTACCAAACGGGGTTCGATGAACCGCTCCTTCACACAATGTATGTCGATAAGAAACTCTCCGGAGTCCAGGCTGTTCAAACCCTTTCACGACTAAATAGGACCGCTCCTGGAAAGGAAGATACCTTTGTTCTCGACTTCGTTAACGACCGAGACCAGATTCAGGAAGCCTTCCAACCTTTCTATGAGCAAACAACTGTTGAAGAAACCACTGACCCGCAGCACATCTACCAATTAGAGTCCGAACTGAGGGCGTTTCCGGTGTTTACCGATGAGGAAGTCGACCAGTTCGCGAAGGCATTCTTTAGTCCACAGAATACAGCTACTGAGCAGGCACATGCCAAACTCTCGCAACACACTCAAAACGCCCGTGATCAGTTCATAACGCTCCCTGTAGAACGACAGGACGAATTTCGCTCAAAGCTCAAAGCATTCATTCGCTTATACAAATTCCAGTCGCAGATCGTCAGTTACTCCGATACCGAACTTGAGAAGCTCTATACATTTGGTCGCTTCCTCTACAAAGAACTTCCACGAGATCCACAAGATGCCAGTGTCGAGTTTGAAGATGAGCTCGCCCTCCGTTACTACCGGATCGAGAAAGAGTCAGAGGGGGACATTCGACTTGATCAATCTGCTGGCGAGGTATCGGTGCCAACTGAAACCGGAACTCGATCACAAGAAGAAGACGAGATCGAACTCTCAAAGCTAGTTGAGCGGATCAACGAACAATTAGGTACGGATTTCACTGGCGCAGATGAGTTGTTCCTCCAACAGGTGAAGGAGGATGCACTTGATGATGAGAATCTGCAGCAATCGGCACGGGCGAACACAAAAAGTAACTTTTCCTATGCCTTCGACGAGAAGCTCACCGAGATGTTCATCGATCGAATGGAACAGAATGAGGACCTCTTTGCCAAGTATATCGACGATGACGAATTCCAAACACTGGTAACGGACTTACTTCGGGACGAAGTATATGAAGCGAGTCAAGAAACTGCTGAATCGTAGCCGGAATTTTTGCTGTGCTTTCATCGACGATGATTTAATAGGATTTCGCACACGACCATGAGTACATGAGCAACCACCCACTTGAAGAAACACTGGTCATTGCTGCTCATACACAAATGCGCAACGAATTCAACGATATTCAGTCGATCGCCACCTCTGGAAAGGAAGAAAGTGAAGTAGGATTCGATATTACTGTTCCGGAGGTGAAACAACTCTGCCTACAGTATAAAAGACCGAAAATTTTGAAGACAGGAGGATATAAATTCAAAATCGACGAAACTCAACGAGATACCCTTCAAAAATTCTCCAATAACGCTCCGTCGCAAATCAAAAGCAAGCATACCGACACTCTTGACAACCCATTTGTATATTATGCTTTTCCTTTGATTGAGGTTCATGAGCACCTTCCGGTTACTCTTCAACGACTACTGCTGGTTGAAGTTGATGAAGTTAAGCCCAATACTTCCCTTATTTACGTTCCTGACCCTGGAAAACCGGTATTGACAGCGGGGACTCCAAAACCGGATGTAGATCCTACCAGCGATCTTGATGCCCGGGTCAATGGAGAGAAGGAGCCCAATAGCATTGACTTGAGCGGCGTGTGGAGTTGGAGCGAATTTCGAGATGAGCTCACAAATTGCAGGATAGGACTTGGACTTAATGTACAGCCAAGTACTGAATATACGGAAGACGATCCCCACTATCAAGGTCAGGCTACCGTCCCAGAGAATAGTGGGCCAACTACCACGATTATTGGAGACAGGCGATTCAAGATTTAGGGACCACTCTCAGGTATAGTACATTGTTGACGGAGGGGTATTCTGCGATTCCATTGGTCTCTGGCAAACGGAGATTTATCATGAGAACTATTCTGTGGTCTAATTGCAGCACCCTTGAGGAAGAAACTCTATTATTAACCTCCGCCCGATAAGCGTAGGAAGCATATTTAATTCATCTGCTGTTAGGGAAGCATTGTGCTTCTCCTCATTTGATTCGTCTAGAGCCAGCTAATTTGCTGTGTATCGACGGAGGTTGGCTCCTGTGCTGTTTGACAATCAGCTAAGTAGTATGGATCGTTTTCACGTTGATCGTGCTTAGGAAGCAAGCTCCGTACACACAGAGTAAGGGTGAAAGAAACCGTCTCAGTGACCGTCGGTCAGACAGTGATAACAGATTCCGTCACCGATGT is drawn from Halococcus saccharolyticus DSM 5350 and contains these coding sequences:
- a CDS encoding restriction endonuclease subunit S — encoded protein: MTQDRLAFAEDDPSQSETVRLKHLARINPSKSEIDDVPPDTTVSFVPLEGFGTSGAIESSEEKPLAEVYDGYTYFRESDIAIAKITPSFENGKGAICKGLENGIGFGTTELHILRPRENTDTGFLWYVLRAKPFMDEAETSMRGVAGQKRLKSEFVETYRVPELPLDEQRDVADFLDRRTARIDALVAKQKRLLDLLDEKRQAFVTRTITAGLDFTVAKKSTEIGWFDEIPAHWDTTRVRFVARLESGHTPSKSNEEYWTDTDVPWVSLADSGRLRKNDRITETEHYTNQKGLNNSSAHILPTGTVVFTRDATVGLCAILDRPMAVAQHLVGWVCGSKILPEYLLNVFESMDQEFDLLTRGSTISTIGMPDIRSLKTPLPPVEEQREIVEHIQNETEQLSNLIDNVEEAIDLLEEKRQALITAAVTGQIDVTEARGETHATHR
- a CDS encoding type I restriction endonuclease subunit R, coding for MSKIYDEESFGDAIEAHLCEHGGYTTLSSDDFDTERGFFPDTVVSFVKETQPGKWSELETRLGDDPRDEFLTQLDSALDRLDQGTLEVLRHGFKIAGVRIQFAYFQPETGYNPDLREKYQGNRLTVTRELYYSTSHPNRSLDLCLSINGLPVATVELKNPWTDQTIEDAKTQYKKTRDPSQPVLKFKRGAIVHFALDQNQVAYTTRLEGSDTHFLPFNRGHNRGAGNPPVDHGHRTNYLWEDIWSRDSWLDIIRRYVHLDTEEIRQDGIVVDTKETMIFPRYHQLECVRNLIEASQNNGPGEDYLVQHSTGSGKSKSIGWLAHRFVSLHNADEEPVYDSVVVVTDRTVLDDQLQDTIYDIDHEHGVVHGVEGENRSKSAELAEYLEKGKDIIITTLQTFPYVIEHAASLPERDYAVIVDEAHSSQTGEMAKEMKEILSGAEIEENDDWETLLAKSAEARGKQDNLSFFAFTATPKGKTLETFGTVPEDSENPEPFHVYSMRQAIEEGFILDVLQNYTTYNTYYNLVQQADEDPRLPESEAKGAISRFLKLHPHNISQKVEIIVEHYREHTQHKIGGRAKAMIVTDSRKAAVRYKRKIDEYLSEQDYDLKALVAFSGTVEEEGVEYTETGMNGIQQSELPRKFSSSEYQVLVVAEKYQTGFDEPLLHTMYVDKKLSGVQAVQTLSRLNRTAPGKEDTFVLDFVNDRDQIQEAFQPFYEQTTVEETTDPQHIYQLESELRAFPVFTDEEVDQFAKAFFSPQNTATEQAHAKLSQHTQNARDQFITLPVERQDEFRSKLKAFIRLYKFQSQIVSYSDTELEKLYTFGRFLYKELPRDPQDASVEFEDELALRYYRIEKESEGDIRLDQSAGEVSVPTETGTRSQEEDEIELSKLVERINEQLGTDFTGADELFLQQVKEDALDDENLQQSARANTKSNFSYAFDEKLTEMFIDRMEQNEDLFAKYIDDDEFQTLVTDLLRDEVYEASQETAES